The sequence AAGGGACGTGAGATTTATCAGTATTTGCGAGAGCAGGGAACAGCCTTTCAGCAGTATGTGCCCTGTGTTGAATTCGATGAGCAGGGGAGTCTGCTTCCATATGCGATTAGCGGGGAAGAGTGGGGTGATTTCCTTTGCGAGGTATTTGATGAGTGGGTTCGGGCCGATACCCTGCGGGTTTCAGTCCGGTTATTTGATGCAGTGCTGGCGAAGATGGTGGACAACGCTAACTCAATCTGCCACATGAGTGATAACTGCGGTTTATATTTTGTGGTTGAGCATAATGGAGATGTCTACCCCTGCGATTTCTATGTCGATAGTGATATGCAGCTCGGCAATATTAAAGAAAATGACTGGGTTGAGCTTCAAACTTCAGAGAAATACCGCTCGTTTGGAAAGAAAAAACGCAACTGGTCAAGAGATTGCGCCAATTGCGAGTTTCTGGCATACTGCATGGGAGACTGCCCGAAGCACAGGAATTCAAGTACAAGTTGGCTTTGCGAGGGCTTGAAAAAGTTCTTTAAGCATTCTCTCCCAACCTTCGAGCGCCTTGCAACTCAAATTCGTGCTCAAAGAGGCCCCATCGCCGACCGAAATGCCCCTTGCCCCTGCGGAAGCGGCAAGAAGTACAAGAAATGCCACGGCAAGTAGGGTGGAAGATAACGGGATGAACGCTCCCCTGACACTGGGCTGAATCAACTCACTCAGGCTCTTGCGGGTGTCGCCTTTTGATCTCAGGAATTGCCCAAGCCCTGTCCGTCTTCTTCAGAAACTCACAGTATTCCTTTAGGTGTCCGCGAGCGTGATATGGTCCGCCTTCTTTCATCACCGTCCACAGCGGGTCTACGTCAAAGGACATCGACTGCATCATTTCGTCGTGCCATTCGGTGAGGTGGTAGACCGCATCTCGACACACATCAGGCCGATCGGATGCCAGATCGAACTGTTCGTGCGGGTCTTCTGCAACGTTGTAGAGCATTTCCTTGGGAAACATGTGGAAGCCGTCGTGGTAGGTCCGCATATACATCCAGTTACCAAAGCGCACACTGCGCTGGCACACGTGCGCGCACTGGCTCACGACCAAATAGTCTCGCCCGCAGTCCTCACCGCGCGTCAGAGCAGTCGCATAGCTTCTTCCGTCCCAACTTTCGGCCTTAGGTCTGCCGAATACATCGGCGAGAGAAGGACAAAGATCGAGGTTGTAGTGCAAGCCATTGTCCACATGGCCCTGTTTGCATCCGGGCCAACGAATGATCATTGGAATTCGGCAAGTGATTGCATCGGCAGTGGCGTGCTCGCCGTAGATGCCCAGTTCCCCTATGTTCTCGCCGTGATCGGAGGAAATAATGATCGCCAGATCGTCCATAACCCCCTGTTTAGCCAGCGCATCAAAGAGCATGCCGATGTGCTGATCCATATAGCGAATGCCACAGTCGTAGCCGTCAACGAACCGGTGCAAGTCCTGCATGTCCTTGATCTCGCCGGGTTGCCGCCAGAACTTGGGGTCGACCTTGTCGTCATACATATTGGTTTCGCGGGCGCCGTGTGGGTGCGCAGACGAGCGATGCTTGGCCAGGACCTCCTCGTTGAACCACTCCGGCAGAGGCTCATTCTCGAACGGGTTGCCAAACTCATCGGGCGCGCGGTACTGGGTATGCGGGTCCCAGTAGTTCACGTGCAGGAACCAGTTGTCTTCTTTGGCATTTGCCTCGATCCACTTGAGCACAGTTGGTGTTATTTCTTCCGCGGACTCGTTTCCACACTTGCCGGTGTTATACATCTCGTTGAAGCCTGCATAGAACCACCACGCGCTGTGCCGCTCGGCGAATGGGCTGATAGAAACCGTCTTCATCCCCACAGAGCGCAGAAAAGCGGGAAGGCTTTCATTCTTAAGCTTGTCTCTGAATTCCCGTGACTCACCCTCAAGCCGCATGTCGGCGGCCAACCCGCCATGGTTTACGATGCCGTTATGTATACCGAATCTGCCCGAGAACATCGCGGCTCGCGAAGGCAAACACG comes from bacterium and encodes:
- a CDS encoding sulfatase; translation: MRILFLDLDTLRPDHLGCYGYHRETSPNIDRISEQGIRFTNYYCSDAPCLPSRAAMFSGRFGIHNGIVNHGGLAADMRLEGESREFRDKLKNESLPAFLRSVGMKTVSISPFAERHSAWWFYAGFNEMYNTGKCGNESAEEITPTVLKWIEANAKEDNWFLHVNYWDPHTQYRAPDEFGNPFENEPLPEWFNEEVLAKHRSSAHPHGARETNMYDDKVDPKFWRQPGEIKDMQDLHRFVDGYDCGIRYMDQHIGMLFDALAKQGVMDDLAIIISSDHGENIGELGIYGEHATADAITCRIPMIIRWPGCKQGHVDNGLHYNLDLCPSLADVFGRPKAESWDGRSYATALTRGEDCGRDYLVVSQCAHVCQRSVRFGNWMYMRTYHDGFHMFPKEMLYNVAEDPHEQFDLASDRPDVCRDAVYHLTEWHDEMMQSMSFDVDPLWTVMKEGGPYHARGHLKEYCEFLKKTDRAWAIPEIKRRHPQEPE
- a CDS encoding anaerobic sulfatase maturase, whose protein sequence is MATIRPFSLLIKPASADCNLCCPYCFYFDRNNLYPPPARMTVKTLEKLISSYLATPQSVYSFGWQGGEPTLMGLEFFKRVVKLQQKHAPDGAVVSNTLQTNGVLIDDEWARHLVEYRYLVGVSLDGPAEVHDAHRKNAAGQGSHARVMESIDCLKRNRVDFNVLTLVTQANVRKGREIYQYLREQGTAFQQYVPCVEFDEQGSLLPYAISGEEWGDFLCEVFDEWVRADTLRVSVRLFDAVLAKMVDNANSICHMSDNCGLYFVVEHNGDVYPCDFYVDSDMQLGNIKENDWVELQTSEKYRSFGKKKRNWSRDCANCEFLAYCMGDCPKHRNSSTSWLCEGLKKFFKHSLPTFERLATQIRAQRGPIADRNAPCPCGSGKKYKKCHGK